One region of Desulfovibrio intestinalis genomic DNA includes:
- a CDS encoding fumarate hydratase, with translation MKEIDAETISQAVARLAVQACCHLPDDVLQALARAGKEEASPTGRAILEQLIDNAALARSENMPICQDTGLAVIFADVGQNVRIVGGDFESAIHEGVRRGYTQGYLRKSSVAEPLFERKNTGDNTPAVIHTRIVPGDTLRLRLAPKGAGSENKSLVRMLVPADGLEGVRRVVLEAVRAAGPSACPPLVIGVGIGGTMEVAALCAKRAAARDIESHNADARYAALEEDLLDMVNKTGIGPQGFGGLVTALKVHVEWAPAHIASLPVAVNFNCHAARHAEVEL, from the coding sequence ATGAAAGAAATCGACGCTGAAACAATATCGCAGGCTGTGGCTCGCCTGGCAGTGCAGGCGTGTTGCCACTTGCCCGACGACGTTCTGCAGGCGCTGGCCCGTGCTGGCAAGGAAGAGGCCTCCCCCACGGGGCGGGCCATTCTGGAGCAGTTGATAGACAATGCCGCTCTGGCACGGTCAGAGAATATGCCCATATGCCAGGACACGGGTCTGGCCGTGATTTTTGCAGATGTGGGGCAGAACGTGCGCATTGTGGGCGGGGATTTTGAATCAGCCATTCATGAAGGCGTGCGGCGCGGATATACGCAGGGGTATTTGCGTAAATCGTCCGTGGCGGAGCCTCTTTTTGAGCGTAAAAATACTGGCGACAATACGCCTGCCGTTATCCATACCAGAATTGTTCCGGGCGACACCTTGCGCCTGCGGCTGGCCCCCAAGGGAGCCGGGTCGGAAAACAAGAGTCTGGTCAGAATGCTGGTGCCCGCCGACGGGCTGGAAGGCGTGCGCCGGGTGGTGCTGGAGGCCGTGCGTGCCGCCGGGCCCAGCGCATGTCCTCCCTTGGTGATTGGCGTTGGCATTGGCGGCACTATGGAAGTGGCCGCACTTTGCGCCAAGCGCGCGGCCGCCCGCGATATTGAAAGCCATAATGCCGATGCGCGCTATGCAGCCCTTGAAGAAGATCTGCTTGATATGGTCAACAAGACTGGCATCGGCCCACAGGGGTTCGGCGGGCTTGTGACAGCGCTCAAGGTGCATGTGGAGTGGGCCCCCGCCCATATAGCCTCTTTGCCCGTAGCGGTGAATTTTAACTGCCATGCGGCGCGCCACGCCGAAGTGGAACTGTAG
- a CDS encoding Fe-S-containing hydro-lyase, whose amino-acid sequence MADQDVKRITAPFDDATARSLRAGDRVLISGTLLAARDAAHKRMVECLERGEALPVDMRGAVVYYVGPSPARPGQVIGAAGPTTSGRMDAYTPQLLQQGLKGMIGKGYRSAEVAEALRRYEAPYLAAIGGAGALIARSIKKYTVLAYADLGPEALAALEVEDFPAIVVMDVEGGNYYEMGQQPFDRL is encoded by the coding sequence ATGGCAGATCAGGATGTTAAGCGCATCACGGCTCCTTTTGACGACGCCACTGCCCGCTCTTTGCGCGCTGGCGACAGGGTACTTATCAGCGGCACATTGCTGGCCGCACGCGATGCGGCGCACAAGCGCATGGTGGAATGCCTGGAACGGGGCGAAGCCCTGCCCGTGGATATGAGGGGTGCCGTCGTGTATTATGTGGGGCCAAGCCCCGCGCGCCCCGGCCAGGTTATTGGCGCAGCCGGGCCTACAACCTCGGGCCGTATGGACGCCTATACCCCGCAACTGTTGCAGCAAGGCCTCAAAGGCATGATCGGCAAGGGTTACCGCAGTGCGGAAGTGGCGGAGGCCCTGCGGCGTTATGAAGCCCCGTACCTTGCGGCCATTGGCGGAGCCGGAGCGCTGATAGCCCGCAGCATCAAAAAATATACGGTGCTGGCCTATGCGGATTTGGGTCCGGAGGCCCTGGCCGCTCTGGAAGTAGAGGATTTTCCCGCCATTGTGGTTATGGATGTGGAAGGCGGAAATTACTATGAAATGGGGCAGCAACCCTTTGATCGTCTGTAA
- a CDS encoding NAD(P) transhydrogenase subunit alpha — MKFQGMTIGVPTEIMHGERRVSSTPDTVKKMVAEGATVLIEKGAGEGAFFSDAAYVEAGGKIVEDVQEIFAKADVILKVKEPLFNEKVNKHEAEMVRDGQYLITFLHPAAPVNHEMMKKLAATGVISITLDGIPRISRAQGMDALTSMSTVAGYKGVLMAANRLAKFMPMVGTAVGVIKPANVLVIGTGVAGLQAVATAKRLGAVVTAVDIRPDAREQSTSLGAKSFDVGVPADVAIGEGGYAQRLSDEWLNKEREALKPLVKDADIIILCALIPGKLAPILITKEMVASMAPGSSIVDISIDQGGNCELTDAGEVVVKHGVSIDGTKNIPGMMPTSSTWMFANNVYQLLSFLAQDGKIVLDKSDPIIESTLTTIDKQIVHRGAREAMGL; from the coding sequence ATGAAATTTCAGGGTATGACCATCGGTGTGCCGACAGAAATCATGCACGGCGAACGCCGCGTGTCTTCAACTCCTGATACCGTCAAGAAGATGGTTGCCGAAGGCGCGACGGTTCTGATTGAAAAGGGTGCGGGCGAAGGCGCGTTTTTCTCCGACGCCGCTTACGTTGAAGCTGGCGGCAAGATTGTTGAAGACGTTCAGGAAATCTTTGCCAAGGCTGACGTGATCCTGAAGGTCAAGGAACCGCTGTTCAACGAAAAAGTGAACAAGCACGAAGCGGAAATGGTGCGTGACGGCCAGTACCTGATCACGTTCCTGCACCCCGCCGCGCCGGTGAACCATGAAATGATGAAAAAGCTGGCGGCCACAGGCGTGATCAGCATCACGCTTGACGGTATTCCGCGTATTTCGCGTGCTCAGGGCATGGACGCCCTGACCTCCATGAGCACGGTTGCCGGCTACAAGGGCGTGCTTATGGCCGCCAACCGTCTGGCCAAGTTCATGCCTATGGTGGGCACGGCCGTGGGCGTTATCAAACCTGCCAACGTGCTGGTCATCGGCACGGGCGTGGCTGGTTTGCAGGCTGTTGCCACGGCCAAGCGCCTTGGCGCTGTCGTGACCGCCGTGGATATCCGTCCCGACGCGCGCGAACAGTCCACCAGCCTTGGGGCCAAGAGCTTTGACGTGGGCGTGCCCGCTGATGTGGCCATTGGCGAAGGCGGCTATGCCCAGCGTTTGAGCGACGAATGGCTCAACAAGGAACGTGAAGCCCTCAAGCCTCTGGTGAAGGATGCGGACATCATCATCCTGTGCGCCCTCATCCCCGGCAAGCTGGCTCCCATCCTGATCACCAAGGAAATGGTGGCCTCTATGGCTCCCGGCTCCAGCATTGTTGACATCTCCATCGACCAGGGCGGCAACTGCGAACTGACCGATGCCGGCGAAGTGGTGGTCAAGCACGGCGTAAGCATCGACGGCACCAAGAACATCCCCGGCATGATGCCCACCAGTTCCACCTGGATGTTTGCCAACAACGTGTATCAGCTGCTTTCCTTCCTGGCTCAGGACGGCAAGATCGTGCTGGACAAGAGCGATCCCATCATCGAATCCACGCTGACCACTATCGACAAGCAGATTGTCCACCGTGGCGCGCGTGAGGCCATGGGGCTTTAA
- the alr gene encoding alanine racemase — protein sequence MVSFDRPVWAEISLSALRHNMRQIRSLLKPGVIFCPIIKADGYGHGAIPLAHEAAALGAGYLGVAILDEAAALRAGGITLPILILGYTPPQAAPFVVSNHITQTIFSKEQAEALSAAAVNLGMSVKVHVKVDTGMTRIGVRPEEAAAFCSYVSSLPNVVLEGMFTHFASSDSADRSYCLKQFGRFQAALAAVEASGIRLAIKHCANSAAILSMPEAQMDMVRAGIILYGLKPSDECPLPIELRPAMQLKARLAMVKQVPPGVGVSYGSIFHTQKDSTLATIPIGYADGYTRMLSKKAVVLVRGERAPVVGRICMDQCMADVTHIPEAAVGDEVLLFGGAKLPADELAAHLGTINYEIVCMVGKRVPRVYVE from the coding sequence GTGGTCAGTTTTGACAGGCCCGTGTGGGCGGAAATAAGTCTTTCGGCGCTGCGTCACAACATGCGTCAGATACGGTCGCTTTTGAAGCCGGGGGTAATTTTTTGCCCCATCATCAAGGCAGACGGCTACGGGCACGGGGCCATCCCTCTTGCGCATGAAGCTGCGGCCCTGGGCGCAGGCTATCTTGGCGTGGCCATTCTTGACGAGGCTGCTGCACTGCGGGCGGGGGGCATCACCCTGCCCATTCTGATACTTGGCTATACGCCGCCCCAGGCTGCACCCTTTGTGGTCAGCAACCACATTACCCAGACCATTTTCAGCAAAGAACAGGCAGAGGCCCTGTCTGCCGCTGCGGTAAATCTTGGCATGTCCGTCAAGGTGCATGTCAAGGTAGACACAGGCATGACCAGAATCGGCGTGCGCCCTGAAGAGGCTGCGGCTTTTTGCTCGTATGTGTCCAGCCTGCCCAATGTTGTGCTTGAGGGCATGTTCACCCACTTCGCCAGCTCGGACAGCGCCGACCGCTCCTACTGCCTCAAGCAGTTCGGGCGCTTTCAGGCTGCCCTGGCCGCGGTTGAGGCTTCGGGCATACGCCTTGCCATCAAACATTGCGCCAACAGCGCCGCCATACTCTCCATGCCAGAAGCCCAGATGGACATGGTACGCGCGGGCATAATCCTTTATGGGTTAAAACCCTCGGACGAATGCCCCCTGCCCATTGAACTGCGTCCTGCCATGCAACTCAAGGCGCGTCTGGCCATGGTCAAGCAGGTGCCGCCCGGCGTGGGCGTGAGCTATGGCAGCATTTTTCATACGCAGAAAGACAGTACTCTCGCCACCATACCCATTGGCTACGCTGACGGATACACACGTATGCTCAGCAAGAAGGCCGTAGTGCTTGTGCGTGGAGAGCGCGCGCCAGTGGTGGGGCGCATTTGCATGGACCAGTGCATGGCCGATGTGACCCACATACCAGAGGCCGCTGTGGGCGATGAAGTGCTGCTTTTCGGCGGCGCGAAATTGCCTGCCGATGAACTTGCCGCCCATCTGGGTACCATTAACTATGAAATCGTGTGCATGGTGGGCAAACGTGTGCCCCGAGTGTATGTAGAATGA
- the modA gene encoding molybdate ABC transporter substrate-binding protein produces the protein MKKPFFSRIFLALACVGLLSLPAQAAEMTVSGAASLTNAFTELKGMFEKQHPDLKVNVNFAASNPLLKQIQEGAPVDVFASADQATMDKAVAAKVVDPATRMNFAENDLVLIVPAGSKKPASLDDLKKFKKVAIGNPDSVPVGRYTKDALTHAKLWEAMQPALIQGNSVRQVLDYVARGEVDAGFVYATDAKQMADKVDVVMVVGGHDPVTYPIAVALTGTNPKMGQAFLNFVLSPEGQAVLAKYGFSKP, from the coding sequence ATGAAAAAACCGTTCTTTTCACGCATTTTTCTTGCTTTGGCTTGTGTAGGATTGTTGAGCCTGCCTGCCCAGGCAGCTGAGATGACTGTTTCAGGCGCTGCAAGCCTTACCAATGCTTTCACCGAGCTGAAAGGTATGTTTGAAAAGCAGCACCCTGACCTCAAAGTCAATGTGAACTTTGCCGCTTCCAACCCCCTGCTCAAGCAAATTCAGGAAGGCGCGCCAGTTGACGTGTTCGCTTCCGCCGACCAGGCAACTATGGACAAGGCCGTGGCCGCCAAGGTTGTGGACCCTGCCACGCGTATGAACTTTGCTGAAAATGATCTGGTGCTTATCGTGCCGGCAGGCAGCAAGAAGCCTGCAAGCCTTGATGATCTCAAGAAGTTCAAAAAGGTCGCTATCGGCAATCCCGACTCCGTGCCCGTAGGCCGTTACACCAAGGACGCCCTTACCCACGCCAAACTGTGGGAAGCCATGCAGCCTGCTCTTATTCAGGGCAACAGCGTGCGTCAGGTGCTGGATTACGTCGCTCGTGGCGAAGTGGACGCTGGCTTTGTTTATGCCACCGACGCCAAGCAGATGGCCGACAAGGTGGACGTGGTGATGGTTGTGGGCGGCCACGACCCCGTAACGTATCCCATCGCCGTTGCTCTTACGGGCACCAATCCCAAGATGGGTCAGGCCTTTCTGAACTTTGTGCTTTCGCCGGAAGGACAGGCCGTATTGGCCAAGTACGGCTTCTCCAAGCCGTAA
- a CDS encoding amino acid permease, giving the protein MSSENTGVTGEKLTRGLESRHIQLIAIGGAIGVGLFLGSSTAIRTAGPGLLLSYLIGGIIIFFVMRALGEVAVAYPVSGSFSAYANMFMGPRMGYITGWTYWFVWIVTGMAEITAVGVYCTFWWPDLPQWIPALMALVAMTTVNLISVKLFGEFEFWFALIKVVVIIAMIAIGLGIILFGLGHGGVPTGISNLYALEGGFLPNGMTGVFMALSMVMFAFVGIELIGVTAGEACNPEKSIPSAINKVLWRILLFYIGALFVIMSIFPWNEIGVHGSPFVLTFKNIGIAAAAGIINFVVATAALSSCNSGIYSNGRMLYNLALQDRAPKYFAQTSRANVPARGILVSSCIMLIGVFLNYIVPEEVFLIVTSVATFAVVWIWGTIIIVQMKSRSAKTPEEVANTAYKMPWYPYSNYFALAGLAFVYVILSLGDSTRIAMIVGPIWLIGINVLYNMLGWNKKDVQKA; this is encoded by the coding sequence ATGTCGAGCGAAAACACAGGCGTAACTGGTGAAAAACTGACCCGAGGGTTGGAGTCAAGACATATTCAGCTTATCGCCATCGGCGGAGCTATTGGCGTAGGCCTGTTCCTGGGATCGAGCACGGCCATCAGAACCGCTGGCCCTGGCTTGCTGCTGTCCTACCTCATTGGCGGAATAATCATTTTCTTTGTCATGCGCGCCCTGGGAGAAGTGGCTGTTGCCTATCCCGTGTCCGGCTCGTTCAGCGCCTACGCGAACATGTTTATGGGTCCGCGTATGGGCTACATAACTGGCTGGACCTATTGGTTCGTGTGGATTGTAACCGGCATGGCTGAAATCACAGCAGTGGGGGTGTACTGCACCTTCTGGTGGCCAGACTTGCCACAGTGGATTCCAGCGCTGATGGCGCTGGTGGCCATGACAACCGTCAACCTTATTTCAGTAAAGCTTTTTGGCGAATTTGAATTTTGGTTCGCCCTCATCAAGGTTGTGGTCATTATTGCCATGATAGCCATTGGTCTTGGCATTATTCTGTTCGGTCTCGGCCACGGCGGGGTGCCCACGGGCATCAGCAATCTGTACGCGCTTGAGGGCGGCTTCCTGCCCAACGGTATGACCGGCGTGTTTATGGCCCTTTCAATGGTTATGTTCGCCTTTGTGGGTATCGAACTTATCGGCGTTACGGCTGGTGAAGCCTGCAACCCCGAAAAATCCATTCCTTCGGCCATCAACAAGGTGCTGTGGCGTATTCTGCTGTTCTACATCGGCGCTCTGTTCGTCATCATGAGTATCTTCCCCTGGAATGAAATTGGCGTGCACGGCAGCCCCTTTGTGCTGACCTTCAAAAACATCGGTATCGCCGCCGCCGCTGGCATCATCAACTTCGTGGTCGCCACCGCCGCTCTGTCTTCATGCAACAGCGGCATCTACAGTAACGGCCGTATGCTTTACAACCTGGCCCTGCAAGACCGTGCGCCCAAGTACTTTGCCCAGACCAGCCGGGCCAACGTGCCCGCGCGCGGCATTCTGGTGTCTTCGTGCATCATGCTTATCGGCGTGTTCCTGAACTACATCGTGCCTGAAGAAGTCTTCCTCATCGTGACCAGCGTCGCCACGTTTGCTGTTGTGTGGATCTGGGGCACCATTATCATCGTGCAGATGAAATCCCGATCCGCCAAGACGCCCGAGGAAGTTGCCAATACCGCATACAAGATGCCCTGGTACCCCTATTCCAACTATTTCGCGTTGGCGGGTCTGGCATTTGTATATGTGATTCTGAGCCTTGGCGACTCCACGCGCATAGCCATGATAGTTGGGCCGATTTGGCTTATTGGCATCAACGTTTTGTACAACATGCTTGGCTGGAACAAAAAAGACGTCCAGAAAGCCTAG
- a CDS encoding NAD(P) transhydrogenase subunit alpha has translation MTPLTLLAVFIVSTLLGYKIISHVPSLLHTPLMSAMNALSGVIILGAVTATYIAGSVFFTILGAIAVAMAIVNVFGGFDITHKMLRMVAGKKK, from the coding sequence ATGACCCCACTTACCCTGCTGGCAGTGTTCATTGTATCGACGCTGCTTGGCTACAAGATCATCAGCCATGTGCCGAGCCTGCTGCACACGCCTCTGATGTCGGCCATGAATGCCCTTTCGGGCGTCATCATTCTTGGTGCGGTGACGGCGACCTACATTGCAGGCTCCGTCTTTTTCACCATCCTGGGCGCCATTGCCGTTGCTATGGCTATTGTGAACGTTTTCGGCGGGTTTGATATTACCCACAAGATGCTCCGCATGGTCGCCGGGAAAAAGAAGTAA
- a CDS encoding TOBE domain-containing protein: MEKNKNREEMAALLRTLSSADRAWLRQRLMRRDSAALLQDTGRISPRELLAVESWLWEKASVARGPREKRPRLRMWLIFMLLRYAALRLVEIFSLKPSHMDLQEGIIHVPANDGSKGREVPLPLTVSRRLRRVLEDPALFPESQELMRCDASYVRRCLQQCGAACGLPKGLLSARSLRHSRALELGRQGLPLPVVDIFLGRRAAPGQSGIVRCDPQEARRLLREQLQRERPMKTSARNVFQGRITTLRQTGILVEVVLRTAGGLRIVSLITDESCRTLALAEGKLVNASVKAPWVLVSPGELPKNSSPPAENCFLGVVERVREDQMVAEVVVALPEGSLVCAIQSCGLESSAALKAGQKATVLFKSFSVILNLD, encoded by the coding sequence ATGGAAAAAAACAAGAACCGTGAGGAAATGGCCGCGCTGCTGCGTACCCTCTCTTCCGCAGACCGGGCATGGCTGCGCCAGCGCCTTATGCGCCGCGATTCCGCCGCCCTGTTGCAGGACACGGGGCGCATAAGCCCGCGCGAACTGCTGGCAGTAGAGTCCTGGTTATGGGAAAAAGCCAGCGTAGCCCGAGGCCCGCGTGAAAAACGCCCGCGCTTGCGCATGTGGCTCATTTTCATGCTGCTGCGGTATGCCGCCCTGCGTCTTGTGGAAATCTTCAGCCTCAAGCCTTCTCATATGGATCTTCAGGAAGGCATAATACATGTGCCTGCCAACGATGGCAGCAAGGGACGCGAAGTTCCCCTGCCCCTGACAGTCAGCCGGCGTTTGCGCCGCGTGCTTGAAGACCCGGCTCTTTTTCCTGAAAGTCAGGAACTCATGCGCTGCGATGCCAGCTATGTACGCCGTTGCCTGCAACAATGCGGTGCAGCGTGTGGTTTGCCCAAGGGACTTTTGAGCGCGCGCTCGCTGCGCCACAGCCGCGCCCTTGAACTGGGCCGCCAGGGGCTTCCGCTGCCTGTTGTGGATATTTTTCTGGGACGCCGCGCCGCGCCGGGACAAAGCGGCATTGTGCGCTGCGATCCGCAGGAGGCCCGCCGCCTTCTGCGAGAACAACTGCAAAGGGAGCGCCCAATGAAAACCAGCGCGCGAAATGTCTTTCAGGGGCGCATCACCACGCTGCGGCAAACCGGTATTCTGGTGGAGGTCGTACTGCGCACAGCCGGAGGCCTGCGTATAGTTTCTCTCATCACGGATGAAAGCTGCCGCACCCTGGCCCTGGCCGAGGGCAAACTGGTGAACGCCAGTGTCAAGGCCCCCTGGGTACTTGTTTCGCCGGGCGAACTGCCCAAAAACTCCTCGCCCCCGGCAGAAAACTGCTTTCTGGGCGTGGTTGAGCGTGTTCGTGAAGACCAGATGGTGGCCGAAGTGGTAGTGGCTCTGCCCGAGGGCAGCCTTGTATGCGCTATCCAGAGCTGTGGGCTGGAATCGTCAGCTGCGCTCAAGGCCGGACAAAAGGCCACCGTTCTCTTCAAATCCTTCTCTGTTATTCTGAACCTGGACTAG
- the modB gene encoding molybdate ABC transporter permease subunit: protein MDFDGISIWSPLELSLRVAGTATLVSFVAATLMAWGLARKKGPMPALLDALCTLPLVLPPTVLGYYLILLVGRRGLFGHWLAELGINLIFSWKGAVVAATVVVFPLIYKSARAALEQVDSHLEDAARTLGASEWRVFISVSLPLAWKGIFAGLMLAFARGMGEFGATLMIAGNIPGKTQTLALAIYDAFQAGNDAQATWLVLVTSLACVGLLMAAELLLKLKRRRR from the coding sequence ATGGATTTTGACGGCATTTCTATCTGGAGCCCGCTGGAGCTTTCACTCCGGGTGGCGGGAACAGCCACACTGGTGTCCTTTGTGGCGGCCACGCTTATGGCGTGGGGGCTGGCCCGAAAAAAAGGCCCCATGCCCGCCTTGCTGGACGCCTTGTGTACTCTGCCTCTGGTTTTGCCGCCAACCGTGCTTGGTTATTACCTTATTTTGCTGGTCGGCAGGCGTGGACTCTTTGGTCACTGGCTGGCCGAACTGGGCATCAACCTCATATTTTCGTGGAAGGGCGCGGTAGTTGCGGCCACGGTGGTGGTCTTTCCGCTTATCTACAAATCCGCCAGAGCCGCGCTGGAACAGGTGGATTCGCACCTGGAAGACGCCGCCAGAACCCTTGGCGCTTCAGAGTGGCGCGTATTCATCAGCGTATCTCTGCCACTGGCCTGGAAGGGGATTTTTGCCGGACTTATGTTGGCTTTTGCGCGGGGGATGGGCGAATTTGGCGCAACCCTCATGATAGCGGGCAATATTCCCGGTAAAACCCAGACGCTGGCTTTGGCAATTTATGATGCTTTTCAGGCAGGCAACGACGCGCAGGCCACATGGCTTGTTCTTGTCACATCATTGGCCTGCGTGGGGCTGCTTATGGCGGCGGAACTGCTGTTGAAACTGAAAAGGCGGCGGCGATGA
- a CDS encoding methyl-accepting chemotaxis protein, whose product MNVRMWLITLCCIFTLGMGSLFFANAYISKLVLDDVTLPQVSDTLKSKYEYGLKHTVELAAQTLGHSLSGISNPEEKYALIEKLTDFQRFFPDGEGYLFTYKIDGTRINVPVNKAQNGQNFMELKDSDGASFVRELIEAAKKGGGFVLYRFEKPGAGVQPKLSYAQLIPGTDVIIGTGVYIDGIDKERTRINGLITDSLDHYGRVQLGLAAGILAVILVVSWGVARLICPPLLQLTAEAGEVAAGRLDHLTGIQRSSPLEIRALHNSLGIMIANLQNRVDEAAQKTREAADALEQAKVAQSRAEEAQNRAETARKDGMLAAAGQLEGIAEIISSASTELSSQIEQSDRGASDSSLRLAEAATAMNQMNATVQEVARNAGMASGASTETRDKALAGANVVQDAVRSIAQVQTHSLALKDDMNRLGEHAQAIGSIMNVISDIADQTNLLALNAAIEAARAGDAGRGFAVVADEVRKLAEKTMSSTKDVAQAINAIQQSTQQSMAGVENAVHTIGEATLLAGESGEALREIVTTVEATADQVNAIAAASEEQSAASEEINRSIDEVNDMSRHTAAAMAEAAKAVNDLAAQAQKLTELIREMKQA is encoded by the coding sequence ATGAATGTAAGAATGTGGCTTATCACACTTTGCTGTATCTTCACGCTGGGTATGGGCTCTCTGTTTTTTGCCAATGCCTATATATCGAAACTGGTGCTTGATGATGTAACCCTTCCACAGGTATCCGATACGTTAAAATCGAAATATGAATACGGCCTCAAACATACGGTTGAGCTGGCTGCCCAGACGCTCGGGCACAGCCTTTCCGGCATTAGCAACCCGGAAGAAAAATACGCCCTGATAGAAAAACTGACGGACTTCCAGCGCTTTTTTCCTGACGGCGAGGGCTATCTTTTTACGTACAAAATTGATGGCACCCGCATCAACGTGCCTGTCAACAAAGCCCAGAACGGCCAAAATTTCATGGAACTGAAGGATTCGGACGGGGCCTCTTTTGTTCGTGAGCTTATCGAGGCCGCAAAAAAGGGCGGCGGATTCGTTCTCTACCGTTTTGAAAAACCGGGCGCGGGCGTGCAGCCCAAACTGAGCTATGCCCAGCTTATTCCCGGCACGGACGTCATAATTGGCACCGGAGTATACATTGACGGCATCGACAAGGAACGAACCCGCATCAACGGGCTGATTACCGACAGCCTGGACCATTACGGGCGCGTTCAGCTTGGCCTTGCCGCGGGTATACTTGCCGTTATTCTTGTGGTCTCGTGGGGAGTCGCCCGGCTCATCTGCCCGCCCCTGCTACAGCTTACTGCCGAGGCGGGAGAGGTGGCCGCTGGCCGCCTGGACCATTTGACCGGCATACAGCGCTCAAGCCCGCTGGAAATTCGCGCCCTGCATAATTCATTGGGTATCATGATCGCGAACCTGCAAAACCGCGTGGACGAAGCCGCGCAAAAAACACGAGAAGCGGCGGATGCTCTGGAACAGGCCAAGGTTGCGCAAAGCAGGGCTGAGGAAGCCCAGAACAGGGCTGAAACCGCACGCAAAGACGGCATGCTTGCCGCCGCCGGACAGCTTGAAGGCATTGCGGAAATTATTTCTTCCGCGTCAACCGAGCTTTCTTCCCAGATTGAACAGTCTGACCGTGGCGCTTCCGATTCGTCCCTGCGTCTTGCCGAAGCGGCTACGGCCATGAACCAGATGAACGCCACCGTGCAGGAAGTGGCCAGAAACGCCGGTATGGCCTCGGGCGCTTCCACAGAAACGCGCGACAAGGCGCTGGCAGGGGCCAATGTCGTTCAGGATGCCGTACGCAGCATCGCCCAGGTGCAGACGCACTCTCTGGCGTTAAAAGACGACATGAACCGCCTTGGCGAGCACGCCCAGGCTATCGGCAGCATCATGAACGTTATTTCAGACATTGCGGACCAGACCAACCTGCTGGCTCTCAATGCGGCCATTGAAGCCGCCCGGGCTGGCGACGCCGGGCGCGGTTTCGCGGTTGTGGCAGATGAAGTGCGCAAGCTGGCCGAAAAAACAATGAGCTCGACCAAAGATGTGGCCCAGGCCATCAATGCCATCCAGCAGAGCACGCAGCAGAGCATGGCTGGCGTGGAAAACGCCGTTCACACCATTGGTGAGGCCACGTTGCTGGCGGGAGAATCCGGCGAAGCCCTGCGGGAAATTGTCACCACAGTGGAGGCCACGGCGGATCAGGTCAACGCCATTGCCGCAGCCAGTGAAGAGCAGTCTGCCGCCAGTGAAGAGATCAACCGGAGCATTGATGAAGTAAACGACATGTCGCGGCATACCGCCGCCGCAATGGCCGAAGCCGCAAAGGCCGTCAACGACCTTGCAGCGCAGGCCCAGAAGCTTACGGAACTGATAAGGGAAATGAAGCAGGCCTAA
- a CDS encoding ATP-binding cassette domain-containing protein, producing the protein MISLRLYKSFKNAAVPFSLDVDYEIGGEHKNVVLFGPSGSGKSLTMQCLAGLVRPDSGHIRLGGRTLYDGGSNVFVPAQRRKIGYMFQDYALFPHLTLLQNVAYSGTGLWPWRVCSTQQQRAQSVLERFGIGHLARSLPSQLSGGQRQRAALARALNAEPELLLLDEPFSALDPLLRERLREELLELIAGLTIPAVIITHDPGDVDAFAGSLILYDHGHARMVPNYADLRRDFDSPGCCLRHLQEQGHGAESCPGRVH; encoded by the coding sequence ATGATTTCCCTGCGCTTATACAAAAGCTTCAAAAATGCGGCGGTGCCCTTCAGTCTGGACGTGGACTATGAAATCGGCGGTGAGCACAAAAATGTTGTGCTTTTCGGCCCTTCCGGTTCGGGCAAAAGCCTGACCATGCAGTGTCTTGCCGGGCTTGTGCGGCCAGATTCCGGTCATATCCGCCTTGGCGGGCGCACGCTCTATGACGGCGGCAGCAACGTTTTCGTGCCTGCCCAGCGCCGCAAAATAGGGTATATGTTTCAGGATTACGCGCTTTTTCCGCACCTGACCCTGTTACAGAATGTGGCCTACAGCGGCACTGGCCTGTGGCCCTGGCGCGTGTGCTCGACCCAGCAACAGCGTGCGCAGAGCGTGCTGGAGCGCTTTGGCATCGGACATCTGGCCCGCAGCTTGCCCTCACAGCTTTCCGGCGGCCAGCGGCAGCGCGCGGCTCTGGCCCGGGCGCTCAACGCAGAACCCGAACTTTTGTTGCTGGACGAACCTTTTTCGGCTCTTGATCCGCTGCTGCGCGAGCGTCTGCGCGAAGAACTGCTGGAGCTTATAGCTGGTCTTACCATCCCGGCGGTCATCATTACGCATGACCCCGGCGATGTGGACGCCTTTGCCGGCAGCCTCATTCTGTACGATCACGGGCACGCCCGCATGGTGCCCAACTATGCCGACCTTCGGCGCGATTTCGACAGCCCTGGCTGTTGCCTGCGCCATTTGCAGGAGCAGGGGCACGGAGCAGAAAGTTGCCCGGGGCGTGTTCACTAG